In the genome of Oncorhynchus clarkii lewisi isolate Uvic-CL-2024 chromosome 4, UVic_Ocla_1.0, whole genome shotgun sequence, one region contains:
- the LOC139406787 gene encoding UPF0690 protein C1orf52 homolog, protein MVDKKKPDSFHYFMSYDDLSDSSDSNSSDSDEQGQKKSRGKGEDDATGSGNKSPQHGTKRAVSGVPLPKPDELFKSVAKPSFLYNPLNKQIDWESRAVKAPEEPAKEFKMWKTNAVPPPQSYATETEKPKKGAPPGMDMAIKWSNIYEDNGEDAPQPHMGNAVFLPTEEQPSDSDEDGDKASVSAKKRRVESFQQKEKRKRDLGQATSDKSFVEEEKRILRQNAD, encoded by the exons ATGGTTGATAAGAAGAAACCAGACTCGTTCCATTACTTCATGAGTTACGATGATCTGAGTGACAGTAGCGATAGTAACAGCAGCGATTCTGATGAACAGGGCCAGAAGAAAtcaagaggaaagggggaggacgATGCTACTGGAAGCGGCAACAAATCTCCCCAACACGGGACCAAGCGGGCGGTTAGTGGAGTTCCTCTACCCAAACCCGACGAGCTCTTCAAGTCGGTGGCCAAGCCATCCTTCCTGTACAACCCATTGAATAAACAGATAGATTGGGAGAGCCGCGCCGTGAAAGCTCCCGAAGAG CCTGCCAAGGAGTTCAAGATGTGGAAGACAAATGCGGTGCCCCCTCCTCAGAGTTACGCCACAGAAACGGAGAAGCCCAAGAAGGGAGCTCCCCCAGGTATGGACATGGCCATAAAGTGGTCCAACATCTACGAGGATAACGGAGAAGACGCTCCACAGCCTCACATGGGCAACGCTGTCTTCCTGCCCACAGAGGAACAGCCATCAGATTCAG ACGAGGACGGAGACAAGGCATCCGTGTCAGCAAaaaagaggagggtagagagctTCCAacagaaggagaagaggaagcGGGATCTGGGCCAGGCCACCTCTGACAAGAGTTTcgtagaggaagagaagaggattCTCAGGCAGAACGCGGACTGA